A genomic segment from Syntrophotalea acetylenivorans encodes:
- a CDS encoding TRAP transporter substrate-binding protein — MKRLCILLGGLLMVAALVGCPGEKKSEEKVQEPAKPAAAEKAAKQDPLAAWQPKFDPSGAEYTYLLSNVSHPAIEGVSFGYRLRDKVWERSGGRLYVDFRPLSQLGQEKAVLSKLKLGAIQGMLCSSVAAANVADTLGIVNLPFVVDSFDKLDAFRNDPELFSEFSNSALGQGLKVVDVTGYGSYGWATKEPVRNLEDARKVNFRIAQAPVNADIYKAWGLKFTVMPWGDVPQALQTGVINGLDHTPIVCNLTRKFEVARYLTQIDYAQGLFIHLMNKAWFERLPADLQQILMEAIAEESAASRARTRDQQQEQIAAAEAKGVEFFQLAETDRQKLIEMSAPVYKVWGEKIGVEYLQKVQQRLGN; from the coding sequence ATGAAACGACTATGTATCCTGTTGGGCGGGCTGCTGATGGTTGCGGCTTTGGTTGGATGTCCGGGCGAAAAGAAAAGCGAAGAGAAGGTACAGGAGCCGGCCAAGCCAGCCGCCGCTGAAAAGGCGGCTAAGCAGGATCCTTTGGCGGCTTGGCAACCCAAATTTGATCCAAGCGGTGCTGAATATACTTACCTGTTGTCCAATGTTTCCCACCCGGCTATCGAAGGGGTCTCCTTCGGTTATCGCCTGCGGGACAAAGTCTGGGAGCGTTCCGGCGGTCGGCTCTATGTCGATTTCCGGCCCCTGTCCCAGCTCGGTCAGGAAAAGGCCGTGCTCAGTAAGCTCAAACTCGGAGCGATTCAGGGCATGCTCTGTTCTTCGGTGGCGGCGGCGAACGTGGCCGACACCCTGGGCATTGTCAACCTGCCCTTCGTGGTCGACAGTTTCGACAAATTGGATGCCTTCCGCAACGACCCGGAGTTGTTCAGCGAATTCAGCAACAGCGCTTTGGGCCAGGGGTTGAAAGTTGTCGACGTGACCGGTTACGGTTCTTACGGCTGGGCGACCAAGGAGCCGGTGCGCAACCTGGAGGATGCTCGCAAGGTTAACTTCCGTATCGCACAGGCGCCGGTTAATGCGGATATCTACAAGGCCTGGGGATTAAAGTTCACCGTTATGCCCTGGGGTGATGTGCCTCAAGCGCTGCAGACCGGTGTTATTAATGGTCTTGATCACACTCCCATCGTTTGCAACTTGACCCGCAAGTTTGAAGTGGCTCGTTACCTGACTCAGATCGATTATGCTCAGGGGTTGTTTATTCACCTGATGAACAAGGCCTGGTTTGAGCGTCTGCCAGCTGACCTGCAACAGATCCTGATGGAAGCCATCGCTGAAGAGAGTGCTGCCAGTAGAGCCCGTACTCGCGATCAACAACAGGAGCAGATTGCCGCGGCAGAAGCCAAGGGAGTCGAATTTTTTCAGCTGGCCGAGACCGATCGGCAGAAGCTGATTGAGATGAGTGCACCGGTTTATAAAGTTTGGGGTGAAAAGATTGGTGTCGAGTACCTGCAGAAGGTGCAGCAGCGCCTCGGTAACTGA
- a CDS encoding TRAP transporter substrate-binding protein, which produces MKCFRQMLMVGLGLLVVLCGLTGCKQETDLSAKQEAPPAAKEVAKDPLAAWQPSFDPKGADYTYILSNVDHPAIEGIAVGYHIRDKVWKRSGGRLYVDFRPMAQLGGEKDVIKKLKLGAVQGMLCSSVAAVNVADKLGVVNLPFVVDSFEKLETFRNTPALFDDFRDAAAGQGILAVDFTGYGTYGWATKEPVRTLEEARRVNFRVAQAPVNIDSYKAWDLKFTVMPWPDVPQALQTGVVTGLDHTPIVCSITKKFNFANNFTRLDYAQGLYIHLLNKRWLEGLPDDLQAILLQAIKEESAKARALTRDQQEQELVAAQNRGVQVFQLAPADRQQLIKLSQPVYDSWAQKIGQDYLTRVRDALGTD; this is translated from the coding sequence ATGAAGTGCTTTCGGCAGATGTTGATGGTGGGGCTGGGATTGTTGGTGGTGTTGTGCGGTTTGACAGGCTGCAAGCAAGAAACGGATCTGTCGGCTAAACAGGAAGCGCCACCGGCGGCGAAGGAAGTAGCGAAAGACCCCTTGGCGGCCTGGCAACCCTCTTTTGATCCGAAGGGAGCTGACTATACCTATATCCTTTCCAATGTCGACCACCCGGCCATTGAGGGGATTGCCGTCGGTTACCATATCCGCGACAAGGTCTGGAAGCGCTCTGGCGGTCGTTTGTACGTCGACTTTCGCCCCATGGCCCAACTGGGAGGGGAAAAAGATGTCATCAAGAAGCTCAAACTTGGTGCGGTGCAAGGCATGCTCTGTTCGTCTGTAGCGGCCGTTAACGTAGCCGACAAGCTCGGCGTGGTGAATTTGCCCTTTGTCGTCGACAGCTTTGAAAAACTTGAAACTTTCCGAAATACCCCTGCATTATTCGATGATTTCCGCGATGCTGCTGCCGGACAGGGTATCCTTGCGGTGGACTTTACCGGATACGGCACCTATGGCTGGGCTACCAAGGAGCCGGTTCGAACTCTTGAAGAGGCTCGGCGGGTCAATTTTCGAGTAGCTCAGGCGCCGGTAAATATCGACAGTTACAAGGCTTGGGATCTTAAATTTACGGTTATGCCCTGGCCCGATGTGCCTCAGGCTCTGCAAACCGGTGTGGTCACCGGTCTCGACCATACTCCTATCGTTTGCAGTATCACCAAAAAGTTCAACTTCGCCAATAATTTCACCCGGCTCGACTATGCTCAAGGACTCTATATCCATTTGCTCAATAAACGCTGGCTGGAAGGTTTGCCGGACGATCTGCAAGCCATCCTGTTGCAGGCCATCAAAGAAGAAAGCGCCAAGGCACGGGCTCTGACCCGGGATCAGCAGGAACAGGAGCTTGTCGCAGCACAAAATCGCGGGGTTCAGGTCTTTCAACTTGCCCCGGCCGATCGTCAGCAACTCATCAAGCTTTCGCAGCCGGTCTACGATAGTTGGGCGCAAAAGATCGGGCAGGATTATTTAACGCGAGTCCGGGATGCTCTGGGGACTGATTGA
- a CDS encoding TatD family hydrolase, giving the protein MQAHREDFFDTHVHLDRLPDELDPATEIGCAQRKGIGRFLLPGIEPQNWPGLLEIATTLPGCLTAPGVHPLAAHLWNDDIASQLRTLVDRPQVVAIGEIGLDGHLEHPVAEIQEQALRGQLRLARQAGLPVLLHCRKANGRLLDILRQEQAADYGGIWHAFSGSQETALAAIKLNFAIAFGGPLTWPDARRGPEVLKALPAEWIVLESDAPDLAPHPHRGETNRPSYLSLVAERVANLRGWSLAETASITTANACRVLRLK; this is encoded by the coding sequence ATGCAAGCCCATCGCGAGGATTTTTTCGACACCCATGTGCATCTCGACCGCCTGCCTGACGAGCTCGATCCGGCCACAGAGATCGGCTGTGCCCAGCGAAAAGGCATCGGTCGTTTTCTGCTGCCCGGCATCGAGCCGCAAAACTGGCCGGGGTTACTGGAAATAGCCACTACCCTTCCCGGCTGCCTGACGGCTCCCGGGGTTCACCCCCTGGCAGCCCACCTGTGGAACGACGACATCGCGAGCCAACTCAGGACGCTGGTCGACCGGCCACAGGTAGTCGCCATCGGGGAGATCGGCCTCGACGGCCACCTTGAGCACCCGGTGGCCGAAATCCAGGAACAGGCCCTGCGCGGCCAGTTGCGCCTGGCCCGGCAGGCTGGACTTCCGGTGCTGCTGCACTGCCGAAAGGCCAACGGCAGGCTGCTGGATATTCTGCGCCAAGAACAGGCAGCCGATTATGGCGGCATCTGGCACGCCTTTTCCGGCAGTCAGGAAACTGCCCTTGCCGCTATTAAATTAAATTTTGCCATCGCCTTCGGCGGCCCTCTGACCTGGCCCGACGCCCGCCGTGGGCCCGAAGTGCTAAAAGCCCTGCCTGCCGAATGGATCGTACTGGAGAGCGACGCGCCGGATCTGGCTCCGCACCCACATCGCGGCGAGACGAACAGACCGTCCTATCTCAGCCTGGTTGCCGAACGGGTTGCAAACTTGCGGGGCTGGAGCCTGGCGGAAACTGCTAGCATTACCACGGCCAACGCCTGCCGGGTACTAAGATTGAAGTGA
- a CDS encoding tRNA threonylcarbamoyladenosine dehydratase, producing MEHHRFERLELLVGSDGLQRLKNASVAVVGVGGVGSYTVEALARAGIGRLTLIDFDRIALSNINRQIHALEQTVGQTKVEAMAKRCLSINPEIEVRPIEAFFSADTSAELLDGGYDYLCDCIDSITAKLHLIESCMNSSIPVISAMGAANKLDPTLIRVGDLARTQKCRMARIMRKELGRRGIRRGVKVVYSLEEFRPLAAEMPQGDGTDDDHRPRVTLGSSSYIPPIFGLTMAGEVIQELLGGDQT from the coding sequence ATGGAACATCACCGCTTTGAACGTCTAGAACTGCTGGTCGGCAGCGACGGCCTGCAACGGTTAAAAAATGCCTCCGTGGCCGTAGTCGGGGTCGGAGGGGTCGGCAGCTACACCGTCGAGGCCCTGGCCCGGGCCGGCATCGGCCGTCTCACTTTGATCGATTTCGACCGTATTGCCCTCAGCAACATCAATCGCCAGATCCATGCCCTGGAGCAGACCGTCGGCCAAACCAAGGTGGAAGCTATGGCAAAGCGCTGCCTGTCTATTAATCCGGAAATCGAAGTTCGGCCCATCGAGGCCTTTTTCAGCGCCGACACCTCTGCCGAACTGCTGGACGGCGGCTACGACTACCTGTGCGACTGCATCGACAGCATTACCGCCAAGCTGCACCTGATTGAAAGCTGCATGAACAGTTCCATCCCCGTCATCTCGGCCATGGGCGCAGCCAACAAGCTCGACCCTACCCTGATCCGGGTCGGCGACCTGGCCCGCACCCAGAAGTGCCGCATGGCGCGCATCATGCGCAAAGAACTGGGCCGAAGGGGCATCCGCCGGGGGGTGAAGGTGGTCTACTCCCTGGAAGAATTCCGTCCCCTCGCCGCAGAGATGCCGCAAGGGGATGGCACAGACGACGACCATCGGCCACGCGTCACCCTCGGCAGCTCTTCCTACATTCCGCCCATATTCGGCCTGACCATGGCCGGCGAAGTGATTCAAGAACTGCTCGGCGGGGATCAGACGTGA
- a CDS encoding sulfite exporter TauE/SafE family protein: MTATFAWQCGFLALIGLLAGFINVLAGGGSLLTLPTLIFLGLPAATANGTNRIAILSQNIFAASSFRRHGVLPLRLALLCTVPALAGSYFGANLAITIDEQLFQRLLAVIMIGVLVFNTLDPMKRWRCAELHLNRWRIAALLLCFFAIGVYGGFVQAGVGFLIISALLAQGLDLVRINAIKVFVVGIFTLVALAVFIQHQQVNFGLGLALAAGNSIGGTIATRMAINKGHDWIKNVVSLTILCFAIKLLLA; the protein is encoded by the coding sequence GTGACCGCCACCTTTGCCTGGCAATGCGGATTTCTGGCGTTGATAGGCCTGCTGGCCGGATTCATCAATGTTCTGGCCGGCGGGGGTTCCTTGTTGACCCTGCCGACGTTGATCTTTCTCGGCCTGCCCGCGGCCACCGCCAACGGCACCAACCGCATTGCTATTCTCAGCCAGAACATCTTTGCCGCCTCCTCCTTTCGTCGTCACGGCGTACTTCCTCTTCGCCTCGCCCTGCTCTGCACCGTCCCGGCCCTGGCAGGCAGTTATTTTGGCGCCAACCTGGCCATAACCATCGACGAGCAACTCTTCCAGCGCCTGCTGGCCGTCATCATGATCGGTGTCCTGGTTTTTAACACCCTCGACCCCATGAAACGCTGGCGCTGCGCAGAGCTACATCTCAATCGCTGGCGCATTGCCGCATTGCTGCTCTGTTTTTTTGCCATCGGCGTTTATGGCGGTTTCGTTCAGGCCGGTGTGGGCTTTCTGATCATCAGCGCCCTGCTGGCCCAAGGCCTTGACCTGGTACGAATCAATGCGATCAAGGTATTCGTTGTCGGCATTTTCACTCTCGTCGCCCTGGCGGTCTTCATTCAACACCAGCAAGTCAACTTCGGTCTTGGTCTGGCCCTGGCCGCCGGAAACTCCATCGGCGGCACCATCGCCACCCGCATGGCGATAAACAAAGGGCACGATTGGATTAAAAATGTCGTCTCCCTTACCATCTTATGCTTTGCCATCAAACTACTGCTTGCCTAA
- a CDS encoding histidine kinase: MRFTKISVLALLAAMMFFASTASAAIVIGGADGWSFSTDGMVNLFATYQSADDTPAGVNTGYAIDQDGFRIKNGFLPNILAFNIKAPTMKGLDMGARVGFYPGSAHENGKNARFDSQIDLREVFFTIDGDFGQFMIGKGLSLFMGQNLLTEQTLMGAGRLGTALNAGLGVTLGRIGYGYLYPNFNAQIRYTTPDMGGFKAAVALYDPSVINGGGGGQNADGTLVTTVSASETKLPRVEGELSYAGTYGNGNTLKLYTNGMWQEADFTTALADGTDDVTAWGVSGGFVTGMGGFELSGSIFTGEALGTATMLDTDSLDAAGEERETWGYIAQLTYTMANEGKTKFGVSYGANEMDETDADKTDRLDNDAAFLESQSMLTFMVTQDITSNLKLVGEISFLEHEWQNGKDWNAEMFSVGTFFLW; this comes from the coding sequence ATGAGATTTACTAAGATTTCTGTACTGGCCCTTTTGGCGGCCATGATGTTCTTCGCATCCACCGCATCCGCAGCCATCGTAATCGGCGGCGCAGACGGCTGGTCCTTCAGCACCGACGGTATGGTTAACCTGTTCGCCACCTATCAGAGCGCCGACGATACCCCTGCCGGTGTCAATACTGGCTACGCCATTGACCAGGACGGTTTCCGTATCAAAAACGGTTTCTTGCCGAACATCCTGGCCTTCAACATCAAAGCCCCGACCATGAAGGGCCTGGACATGGGCGCCCGCGTTGGCTTCTACCCCGGGTCCGCCCACGAAAATGGCAAGAACGCCCGTTTCGACAGCCAAATCGACCTGCGTGAAGTCTTCTTCACCATCGACGGCGACTTCGGTCAATTCATGATCGGTAAAGGCCTGAGCTTGTTCATGGGCCAGAACCTGCTTACCGAGCAAACCCTGATGGGCGCCGGCCGCCTCGGCACCGCCCTCAACGCCGGACTGGGTGTAACCCTCGGCCGCATCGGCTACGGCTACCTCTACCCCAACTTCAATGCCCAGATTCGCTATACCACCCCCGACATGGGCGGTTTTAAGGCAGCTGTTGCCCTCTATGACCCTAGCGTTATCAATGGTGGCGGCGGCGGACAAAATGCCGATGGCACCCTGGTTACCACTGTGTCTGCCAGCGAAACCAAACTTCCCCGCGTGGAAGGTGAACTGTCCTACGCCGGTACCTACGGCAACGGCAACACCCTCAAGCTTTACACCAACGGCATGTGGCAAGAAGCCGACTTCACTACCGCATTAGCAGATGGCACTGACGACGTCACCGCATGGGGCGTCAGCGGCGGCTTCGTAACCGGCATGGGTGGATTCGAACTGTCCGGCTCCATATTCACCGGTGAAGCCCTCGGTACTGCCACCATGCTTGACACCGACTCCCTTGACGCAGCCGGCGAAGAACGCGAAACCTGGGGCTACATCGCCCAGCTGACCTACACCATGGCCAACGAAGGCAAGACCAAGTTCGGTGTCAGCTACGGCGCCAACGAAATGGACGAAACCGACGCTGATAAAACCGATCGACTAGATAACGACGCTGCCTTCCTCGAGTCCCAGTCCATGCTGACCTTCATGGTCACCCAGGACATCACCTCCAACCTCAAGCTCGTAGGCGAAATCAGCTTCTTGGAGCATGAGTGGCAGAACGGCAAAGACTGGAACGCTGAAATGTTCTCCGTCGGCACCTTCTTCCTCTGGTAA